The following coding sequences lie in one Aspergillus luchuensis IFO 4308 DNA, chromosome 8, nearly complete sequence genomic window:
- a CDS encoding NAD(P)-dependent alcohol dehydrogenase (COG:Q;~EggNog:ENOG410PJ7N;~InterPro:IPR036291,IPR011032,IPR020843,IPR002364;~PFAM:PF00107,PF13602;~go_function: GO:0008270 - zinc ion binding [Evidence IEA];~go_function: GO:0016491 - oxidoreductase activity [Evidence IEA]), with protein sequence MTSYLIGATSHPSNRTNPDPADATQHDSLHLHLHHHSTATTNNHHHRHHQQQPPKMASPSTHPQTMQAWLYSTTHPTLEQNLTLTPSAPTPPAPKNTQLLIRVHTCALNPADYKVPAMPVISTLLIRKPASPCLDFAGEIVSTGPNVPSTLTPGKLVYGTLPLPTQFGPLAEYVLAEAEHVQIIPEGVEVDHAATVGVAGQTAWQAIAPYVTAGAGDKVLIVGASGGCGIYGVQIAKALGCEVTAVCSGKNVEFVKGLGADEVIDYTVENVVEVVKAKGRVFRLVVDHVGEPWELYRESDKFMVSGGVFTQVGANWMPTFAVRFIRPGFLGGGRMKYVPIFWKSNKKDLTKVGELIGEGKVKVVLDSVFGFEDAPKAFEKLRGGRARGKVVVRVVERS encoded by the coding sequence ATGACGTCTTATCTTATCGGCGCAACCAGTCATCCATCTAACCGCACTAATCCCGATCCGGCCGATGCAACGCAACATGAcagccttcatctccatctccatcaccactccacagcaacaacaaacaaccaccatcatcgtcatcatcaacaacaaccacccaaAATggcatccccatccacccacccccaaacaaTGCAAGCCTGGCTCTACAGCACCACGCACCCAACCCTCGAACAGAACCTCACCCTCACACCTAGCGCCCCGACCCCACCAGCGCCCAAAAACacccaactcctcatccGCGTCCACACCTGCGCCCTGAACCCAGCCGACTACAAAGTCCCCGCCATGCCCGTGATATCAACCCTACTGATCCGAAAACCCGCCAGCCCCTGCCTCGACTTCGCCGGCGAAATCGTCTCCACGGGCCCGAACGTCCCCTCGACCCTCACCCCGGGCAAACTCGTCTACGGCACGCTCCCCCTCCCAACGCAATTCGGTCCGCTTGCTGAGTATGTTCTCGCTGAAGCCGAGCACGTGCAGATAATCCcagagggggtggaggtcgaTCATGCTGCGACGGTGGGAGTAGCGGGGCAGACGGCGTGGCAGGCCATCGCGCCGTATGTGACGGCTGGAGCCGGGGATAAGGTATTGATTGTGGGAGCGTCAGGCGGGTGTGGGATCTATGGGGTGCAGATCGCGAAGGCGCTGGGGTGTGAGGTGACGGCGGTGTGTTCGGGGAAGAATGTGGAGTTTGTGAAGGGGTTGGGGGCGGATGAGGTGATTGATTATACGGTGGAGaatgtggtggaggtggtgaaggcgaaggggagggtgtttaggttggtggtggatcaTGTGGGGGAGCCGTGGGAGTTGTATCGCGAGAGTGACAAGTTCATGGTCTCTGGGGGTGTGTTTACCCAGGTTGGGGCGAATTGGATGCCTACGTTTGCGGTGAGGTTTATTCGGCCGGGGTTTTTGGGTGGGGGAAGGATGAAGTATGTGCCAATTTTCTGGAAGAGTAATAAGAAGGATTTGACCAAGGTGGGAGAGTTGATTGGCGAGGGgaaggtgaaggtggtgttGGATAGTGTGTTTGGGTTTGAGGATGCGCCGAAGGCGTTTGAGAAGCTGCGCGGGGGAAGGGCGAGGGGGAAGGTTGTGGTCCGTGTGGTGGAGAGGTCgtga
- a CDS encoding putative zinc metallopeptidase (COG:E;~EggNog:ENOG410PISA;~InterPro:IPR002933,IPR011650,IPR017439,IPR036264;~MEROPS:MER0002655;~PFAM:PF01546,PF07687;~go_function: GO:0016787 - hydrolase activity [Evidence IEA]), which yields MQLRPAASETALKDILEEARPDLTPFEDIYRDIHSNPELSFCEERTSAIAAQHLKDLGYEVHTHIGGYGVAGILKNGAGPTILLRADMDALPVQEKTGLPYASTKVAKNKDGVEVPVMHACGHDTHVVSLMASASLLQSARTHWTGTLICLFQPAEELLSGSRAMIDDGLYDKIPAPDVVLAAHVMPLKAGTVSVRSGRLLTAADSFNVRIFGKGGHGSAPEACIDPVVTGAAIILKLQTIVGREVPPGQLAVVTCGYIQAGIAANVIPDTLDFKLDVRTCDDSIRERVIRAIKRIIRAECEAAGCEKEPQIDHVMSTPATINDHATVRALCNTFGSYFGKRLIESDPAGASEDFSLLARAVNAPYVMWTYGGIDPETWDNAVKNDTVKDLPSNHSPFFAPVIQPTLQTAVDAMSLGALTFLKRN from the exons ATGCAGCTTCGACCCGCAG CCTCCGAAACGGCTTTGAAAGACATACTCGAGGAAGCCCGTCCTGACTTGACGCCATTCGAAGACATCTATCGTGATATTCACAGCAATCCTGAATTGTCCTTCTGTGAAGAACGCACGTCTGCCATTGCGGCGCAGCATCTGAAAGACCTCGGCTACGAGGTACATACACACATTGGCGGCTACGGCGTCGCGGGCATTCTGAAAAATGGTGCTGGTCCGACAATCCTACTTCGAGCCGACATGGATGCACTCCCCGTACAGGAGAAAACAGGACTTCCTTACGCAAGCACGAAAGTCGCCAAAAACAAGGACGGGGTCGAGGTCCCCGTAATGCACGCCTGCGGTCATGATACCCACGTCGTCAGCCTGATGGCTAGTGCTTCCCTCCTACAATCCGCCAGAACTCATTGGACGGGGACTCTGATTTGCCTCTTTCAGCCAGCAGAGGAGCTCCTATCAGGATCCAGGGCTATGATAGATGACGGTCTCTATGACAAAATACCCGCTCCGGATGTGGTATTGGCAGCGCATGTGATGCCACTCAAAGCCGGCACAGTGAGCGTCCGTTCTGGTCGGCTACTAACCGCTGCAGATTCATTCAATGTGCGCATCTTTGGAAAGGGCGGTCATGGTTCGGCGCCAGAGGCATGCATTGACCCCGTTGTTACCGGAGCTGCCATCATCTTGAAGCTGCAGACCATAGTAGGGCGCGAGGTGCCTCCGGGACAACTGGCAGTGGTCACCTGTGGCTATATCCAAGCTGGCATAGCGGCCAATGTCATCCCGGATACCCTAGACTTCAAGCTTGATGTGAGGACATGCGACGACTCGATTCGCGAACGCGTAATACGTGCGATTAAACGCATCATCCGCGCCGAATGCGAGGCGGCCGGCTGCGAGAAGGAACCACAAATCGACCATGTCATGTCGACCCCGGCCACTATCAACGACCACGCTACCGTGCGAGCTTTATGCAATACATTCGGCTCTTACTTCGGAAAGCGACTCATCGAGTCTGATCCGGCAGGTGCCAGCGAGGATTTCTCCTTACTCGCTAGAGCCGTGAACGCGCCGTACGTGATGTGGACTTATGGCGGGATTGATCCAGAGACATGGGACAATGCAGTCAAGAATGACACTGTGAAAGATCTCCCGAGTAATCACTCGCCATTCTTCGCCCCAGTGATCCAGCCCACCCTCCAAACCGCCGTGGATGCCATGTCTCTCGGCGCGCTGACATTCTTGAAGCGAAATTGA